In the Corynebacterium kroppenstedtii genome, one interval contains:
- a CDS encoding valine--tRNA ligase, translating into MNSARHTPQGSSSSSKSSTTNRADLLPKQWNPADVEKKLYESWLNKGYFTADASSSKPSYSIVLPPPNVTGQLHMGHALDHTIMDALARQKRMLGYEVLWLPGMDHAGIATQTKVEALLKETEGKDRFDYGREEFVDKVWSWKKDYAERIGNQMRALGDSLDWSRERFTLDEGLSRAVQTMFKKLYDQGLIYRANRMVNWSPKLETAISDIEVVYSDDEGELVSIRYGSLNDDEPHVIVATTRVETMLGDVAVAVHPDDDRYKDLVGKELPHPFIEGRMMKVIADDYVDPEFGTGAVKITPAHDPNDFAMGQRHSLDMPVVLDKTAHIADTGTQFDGMDRYEARKAITEALREQGRIVKEIRPYVHSVGHSERTKEAIEPRLSEQWWVKVEDLAKMASEAVSSGDTVIHPESQTPRWFDWVDNMHDWCISRQLWWGHRIPIWYGPEGEVVCCGPDDEPPSGEGWHQDPDVLDTWFSSGLWPFSTMGWPDHTEDLDKFYPTSVLVTGYDILFFWVARMMMFATYADTLKDSTLRKGQGATAKDGRPQVPFTDIFLHGLVRDEQGRKMSKSLGNGIDPMDWVRDYGADALRFTLARGANPGTDLPLGNDAAQSSRNFATKLFNATRFALMNGAQVGPLPDRSSLTDADRWILDRLEATRQYVDKSLEKYEFAKASEALYHFTWDEFCDWYLEIAKTQIPRDPDDNDTTGQATQCVIGRVLDTILRLLHPTMPYVTETLWTALTDGVDGQKESLVVSAWPDASMTTNGADVDPVAQRRVEDLIKLVTEIRRFRSDQGVKPSQRVPARVDCSAADLQAQEPAIRNLARIDEPSEGFSATASIELRLSQTTITVELDTSDTVDKDAERKRMEKDLKAANKELETTGKKLANENFLTKAPDAVVNKIRERRAIAEEEVARISARLADLG; encoded by the coding sequence ATGAATTCAGCCCGTCACACGCCGCAAGGCTCCTCGTCATCATCGAAATCCTCTACGACGAACCGCGCAGACCTCTTACCTAAGCAGTGGAATCCCGCGGATGTTGAGAAGAAACTTTATGAGAGCTGGCTAAACAAGGGCTACTTCACGGCGGATGCGTCGTCATCGAAGCCGTCGTATTCCATTGTTTTACCGCCGCCGAATGTGACCGGGCAGTTGCACATGGGGCACGCACTAGACCACACGATTATGGATGCCCTCGCTCGCCAGAAAAGGATGCTAGGGTATGAAGTCCTTTGGCTCCCGGGCATGGATCACGCGGGTATCGCCACCCAAACCAAGGTTGAAGCCCTTCTTAAGGAAACAGAAGGCAAAGATCGCTTCGATTACGGCCGTGAGGAATTCGTCGACAAGGTGTGGTCGTGGAAGAAAGACTATGCCGAGAGAATCGGCAACCAGATGCGCGCGTTGGGGGATTCTCTGGACTGGTCGCGTGAGAGGTTTACCCTCGATGAGGGGCTCTCGCGTGCAGTTCAGACCATGTTCAAAAAGCTCTATGATCAGGGGTTAATTTACCGCGCGAACCGAATGGTGAATTGGTCTCCAAAGTTAGAAACGGCGATCTCGGATATCGAGGTCGTGTACTCCGACGATGAGGGTGAGCTCGTTTCTATCCGATACGGTTCACTTAACGACGACGAGCCACACGTCATCGTCGCCACGACCCGTGTTGAGACGATGCTAGGTGACGTCGCGGTGGCCGTCCACCCCGACGATGATCGATACAAGGATCTCGTCGGTAAAGAGTTACCGCACCCCTTTATTGAAGGCCGCATGATGAAGGTCATTGCCGACGATTATGTCGACCCGGAATTCGGCACAGGGGCTGTGAAAATCACACCGGCTCATGACCCCAACGACTTTGCGATGGGCCAGCGCCATAGCCTCGATATGCCTGTCGTGCTGGATAAGACGGCGCATATTGCGGACACAGGAACGCAATTCGATGGCATGGATCGGTACGAGGCGCGGAAGGCTATCACGGAGGCGCTGCGAGAACAGGGTCGAATTGTGAAGGAGATCCGCCCCTACGTCCACTCAGTGGGCCACTCCGAGCGAACCAAGGAGGCTATTGAGCCCCGCCTGTCCGAGCAATGGTGGGTTAAAGTCGAAGACCTTGCCAAGATGGCATCCGAAGCAGTGAGCAGCGGTGATACCGTCATTCACCCGGAAAGCCAGACACCCCGCTGGTTCGATTGGGTCGACAACATGCACGATTGGTGCATTTCTCGGCAGTTGTGGTGGGGGCATCGGATTCCGATTTGGTATGGGCCCGAGGGGGAAGTCGTCTGTTGCGGCCCCGATGATGAACCACCATCAGGCGAGGGCTGGCATCAGGATCCCGATGTGTTGGATACCTGGTTTTCCTCTGGTCTGTGGCCATTCTCGACGATGGGCTGGCCGGATCACACCGAGGACCTGGACAAATTCTATCCGACGTCCGTGCTGGTCACAGGATATGACATCCTGTTTTTCTGGGTAGCCCGAATGATGATGTTCGCCACCTATGCCGACACCCTCAAGGATTCAACCCTTCGTAAGGGCCAGGGAGCGACAGCGAAGGATGGCCGTCCCCAGGTACCGTTTACCGATATTTTTCTACATGGTCTTGTGCGCGATGAGCAAGGCCGAAAAATGTCGAAATCGTTGGGTAATGGTATCGATCCTATGGACTGGGTGCGGGATTATGGCGCCGACGCCTTGCGCTTCACGCTGGCCCGTGGGGCAAATCCGGGAACAGACCTGCCACTCGGCAACGACGCCGCGCAGTCCTCACGTAACTTCGCGACGAAGCTCTTTAACGCAACCCGGTTTGCGCTGATGAATGGCGCGCAGGTTGGTCCGTTGCCAGATCGCTCATCCCTCACGGATGCTGACCGGTGGATTCTGGATCGGTTGGAGGCGACCCGCCAGTACGTTGATAAGTCCCTGGAAAAGTACGAATTCGCGAAGGCGAGCGAGGCCCTGTACCACTTTACGTGGGATGAGTTCTGCGACTGGTACTTGGAAATCGCGAAAACACAGATCCCTCGCGACCCTGATGACAATGACACAACCGGACAAGCCACACAATGCGTTATCGGCCGAGTGCTGGACACCATTCTCCGCCTACTGCACCCGACGATGCCCTATGTGACGGAAACCCTGTGGACCGCGCTCACCGATGGAGTAGACGGACAGAAAGAATCTCTGGTTGTTTCTGCCTGGCCCGATGCGTCGATGACAACAAACGGTGCCGACGTAGACCCTGTTGCTCAACGTCGTGTGGAAGACCTCATCAAATTGGTGACGGAAATCCGCCGTTTCCGTTCTGACCAGGGCGTAAAACCATCACAGCGGGTACCAGCGCGCGTTGATTGTTCCGCGGCAGATCTCCAGGCGCAAGAACCTGCCATCCGTAATTTGGCCCGTATCGACGAACCCTCGGAGGGATTCTCTGCAACGGCTTCCATTGAACTGCGCTTATCGCAAACCACGATTACTGTCGAACTGGATACGTCCGACACCGTCGATAAGGACGCTGAGCGCAAGCGGATGGAGAAAGACCTCAAAGCGGCGAACAAAGAACTGGAGACCACCGGTAAGAAGCTAGCCAACGAGAACTTCCTCACGAAAGCGCCGGACGCCGTGGTGAACAAGATCCGTGAACGTCGAGCGATTGCCGAGGAAGAGGTTGCCCGGATTTCAGCTCGGTTGGCAGACCTCGGATAA